The following are encoded together in the Nitrospirota bacterium genome:
- a CDS encoding glycosyltransferase, translating into MTGDNPLVSIIVRTKDRPELLKIVCKSIALQTYRPIEAVIVNDGGCDLPIEELKGILGNVSLNYIKLEMNYGRPFAGNTGIKHASGEYICFLDDDDEYYPEHVSTLVSAVTGRNDKIAYSDAMKIARKFDSETGNIEDTELGVFSSYDFSYIDLITENYIPLTTLIFSRKILLDSGGFDEEFELYEDWDLLLRITEKSTPSHIQKVTVKYIFWDEDSQISQRPSERKKYYDKIFYKHRDKINTDVILHLKEKRDTVEKEFLKSLEHYRELEKKYKDYIEVSENRIRDAEKKIHNAEKKIINLSDELEHQKVTNKILQDTIASLEGMKKFLEEKVDLLEREIHMMVNTIGWRVLTRVRRIRDRLIPPGSNRKKVYEKIIFPLKRKSFFKPIKQVDNEYSKWISIQEPDAEELKSQKTESLHFSLRPRISIIAPVYNTDRDMLILMLNSVVSQTYDNWELCVVDGNSDSPHIKDILSEYSIKDERIKVTFLEKNYGIAGNSNRALQMATGEFITFLDHDDELTPFALFEVVKVLNKMPEIDIVYSDEDKIDESGKRCKPFFKPDWSPDLLMSVNYVCHLMVIRKNILDSIGGFREGYDGAQDYDLILRCISQTSRIVHVPKVLYHWRMHAESTAQNIYVKDYAHESGKKALREYLSGNNINAHVEDGAGMTNYRVRYLLSSNPKVSVIIPFRDKHKVLEKCINSIIQKSSYKNYELILISNSSSEKKLFDYLDSIKKLHEIKIFHYNQTFNYSAINNFGVKQSDGEVLLFLNNDTEVITEDWLESMLEHAMRKEVGAVGCKLLFPDNSIQHAGVVVGLTGFAGHVFSKMSDDAYTNFGSVDFVRNYLAVTGACMMMRRDVFEELRGFDERFTLCGSDVEICLRLIQNGYRVIYTPFAKLYHHEALTRGGDIPINDFRLSWNVYEKYINGGDPYYNPNLTRLKTDCSLKANNEEAVLKEIIEHAMGQG; encoded by the coding sequence ATGACTGGAGATAATCCTTTAGTATCAATAATCGTAAGAACAAAAGACAGGCCAGAGCTCCTGAAAATTGTTTGCAAAAGCATTGCATTGCAGACTTACCGGCCTATAGAGGCAGTCATAGTAAATGATGGTGGGTGTGACCTTCCGATAGAAGAACTCAAAGGCATTCTGGGTAATGTTTCTTTGAATTATATAAAACTTGAGATGAATTACGGAAGGCCCTTTGCAGGTAATACAGGAATCAAACACGCCTCAGGCGAATATATATGTTTTCTGGATGATGATGATGAATATTACCCGGAACATGTCTCAACACTTGTGTCGGCTGTTACCGGTAGGAATGATAAAATTGCATACTCAGATGCAATGAAGATTGCAAGAAAGTTTGATTCCGAAACAGGAAACATAGAAGACACTGAATTGGGGGTTTTCAGTTCTTATGATTTTTCTTATATTGATTTAATAACAGAAAACTATATCCCTCTTACTACCCTTATATTCAGCAGGAAAATACTTCTTGATTCTGGTGGCTTTGACGAGGAATTCGAGCTGTATGAAGACTGGGATCTTTTGTTAAGGATTACTGAAAAGTCGACCCCTTCCCACATACAAAAAGTAACAGTGAAATATATTTTCTGGGATGAAGATTCCCAGATCTCACAGCGACCGTCTGAAAGAAAAAAATATTACGACAAAATATTCTATAAACATAGAGATAAGATCAACACAGATGTAATATTACACCTGAAGGAAAAACGTGATACAGTCGAGAAGGAATTTCTTAAAAGTCTCGAACATTACAGGGAATTGGAGAAAAAGTATAAAGACTATATAGAAGTTTCTGAAAATAGAATACGTGATGCAGAAAAGAAAATACACAATGCAGAAAAGAAGATCATTAATCTTTCAGATGAACTCGAACATCAGAAAGTTACCAATAAAATACTTCAGGATACTATCGCATCCCTCGAAGGCATGAAAAAATTCCTCGAGGAAAAAGTAGACCTCCTCGAAAGAGAGATACATATGATGGTTAATACCATTGGGTGGAGGGTCTTGACCAGAGTGAGGAGAATAAGGGATAGATTAATACCGCCCGGCTCAAATAGAAAGAAGGTATATGAAAAAATAATCTTTCCATTAAAGCGTAAAAGTTTTTTCAAGCCTATTAAACAAGTTGACAATGAATATTCGAAGTGGATTTCAATCCAAGAGCCTGATGCAGAAGAGCTTAAGTCTCAAAAGACTGAGTCCTTACATTTTTCCTTACGCCCCAGGATAAGCATTATCGCTCCGGTCTACAATACAGACAGAGATATGCTTATATTAATGTTAAATTCTGTTGTGTCTCAAACATATGATAACTGGGAGCTTTGTGTTGTAGATGGTAATTCGGATAGTCCTCATATAAAAGACATCCTGTCAGAATACTCAATAAAAGATGAAAGAATAAAAGTCACATTTCTTGAGAAAAACTACGGCATTGCAGGGAATTCAAACAGGGCACTACAGATGGCAACAGGGGAATTTATTACATTCCTCGACCATGACGATGAGCTTACTCCTTTCGCCCTTTTTGAAGTAGTGAAAGTTCTGAATAAGATGCCAGAGATTGATATTGTCTATTCGGATGAAGACAAGATTGATGAATCAGGAAAGCGATGCAAACCTTTTTTCAAGCCTGATTGGTCACCGGATTTACTAATGTCAGTAAATTATGTATGTCATCTGATGGTAATAAGAAAGAATATTTTAGACAGTATAGGCGGTTTTCGCGAAGGATATGATGGTGCTCAGGACTACGATCTTATACTCAGATGTATATCACAGACATCTCGTATTGTTCATGTGCCTAAAGTGTTGTATCACTGGAGAATGCATGCTGAATCCACTGCACAAAACATATATGTAAAAGATTATGCACATGAATCCGGGAAGAAGGCATTAAGGGAATATCTCTCGGGAAATAATATCAACGCCCATGTTGAAGACGGTGCCGGAATGACAAATTACAGGGTAAGATATTTATTAAGTAGTAATCCAAAGGTATCTGTGATAATACCTTTCAGGGATAAGCATAAGGTTCTGGAGAAGTGTATTAACAGCATTATACAGAAAAGTTCATATAAGAATTATGAGCTTATACTCATATCGAATAGCAGCAGCGAAAAAAAATTATTCGATTATCTTGACAGTATTAAAAAACTTCATGAGATAAAAATCTTTCACTACAATCAGACCTTCAATTATTCAGCAATCAATAATTTTGGTGTAAAACAATCAGATGGTGAGGTTTTATTATTTCTTAATAACGATACAGAAGTCATTACTGAAGACTGGCTTGAATCAATGCTTGAGCATGCCATGAGAAAAGAGGTCGGAGCGGTTGGATGTAAATTGTTATTTCCAGATAATTCTATTCAACATGCAGGAGTGGTTGTTGGATTGACAGGGTTTGCAGGACATGTTTTCAGTAAGATGTCTGACGATGCATACACTAATTTTGGCTCTGTGGATTTTGTTCGCAACTACCTTGCTGTCACAGGGGCTTGCATGATGATGAGGAGGGATGTATTCGAAGAATTAAGAGGCTTTGATGAGCGGTTTACTCTCTGCGGAAGTGATGTCGAAATATGCCTCAGATTGATTCAGAATGGATATAGGGTAATATATACACCCTTTGCAAAACTATATCATCATGAAGCCCTTACAAGAGGTGGCGATATCCCGATTAATGATTTTCGATTGTCATGGAATGTTTATGAAAAATATATAAATGGTGGAGATCCTTATTATAATCCTAATCTCACCCGTTTAAAGACTGATTGTTCATTAAAGGCAAATAATGAAGAAGCAGTCTTGAAAGAGATAATTGAACATGCAATGGGACAAGGTTAA
- a CDS encoding ABC transporter ATP-binding protein yields MDIAVKFENVYKEYPFYQHITAGFKSFLFNLPRSIASLKKTKFIALKDVSFVVYKGETFGIIGKNGSGKSTILGLIAGVIKQNSGLLIKNGKISSLLELGAGFHPDLSGIENIILNGILMGNTRDTMLKAMNSIIEFSELGEFIYQPLRTYSSGMYVRLGFSVAVHVEPEILLVDEALAVGDLNFQEKCLRKIMEFKDSGTTIIIVSHDMTMIERLCDRAAWIEAGSIMEIGSPRQVITKYMEFSGIKINTQQIEEQPTSIGEENIEKLVPEIPENAVENQSAKRPVSWWDSPPLISNFEEMITGDPGIHFYDFLRKQQMIKSLGKGLSICKRLKGIENNFILFNICRSFDTIDITVTSTDITKRFSAIREQYYDLFLCIDVLSDIENLEAFLSKIHHILKGQGFIIALEYIGPQNFQWSDKEIKIADMIYRAMLYGTDIDIQENSLQISTGKTAINSLHIMPLIKKYFDILTIRYLGGPLHDLLFDKIVDRLNPENERDLALINSILQFQEVQIEKGIFEHTYALIIAQKRPH; encoded by the coding sequence ATGGATATTGCTGTAAAGTTTGAGAATGTCTACAAAGAATATCCTTTTTATCAGCATATCACCGCAGGATTTAAGTCTTTTCTGTTCAATCTCCCCAGAAGTATTGCATCTCTAAAAAAGACTAAGTTTATAGCATTAAAAGACGTATCTTTTGTAGTTTATAAAGGCGAAACTTTCGGCATAATCGGAAAAAACGGCTCCGGCAAGAGCACAATCCTTGGTCTTATTGCAGGTGTGATTAAACAGAACAGTGGTCTCCTTATAAAGAATGGGAAAATATCCTCTTTACTCGAACTTGGAGCTGGTTTTCATCCTGACCTCTCTGGTATTGAAAACATAATCCTTAATGGCATACTCATGGGAAACACAAGGGATACTATGCTTAAAGCAATGAATAGCATCATTGAATTTTCAGAGCTTGGGGAATTTATCTATCAGCCGTTGAGAACCTATTCATCGGGCATGTATGTCAGGCTCGGATTTTCTGTAGCTGTTCATGTAGAGCCTGAAATACTGCTCGTAGACGAAGCACTTGCTGTAGGAGATCTGAATTTTCAGGAGAAATGTCTGAGAAAGATTATGGAATTCAAAGACTCAGGGACTACGATTATCATCGTCAGTCATGATATGACGATGATAGAAAGGTTATGTGACAGGGCGGCATGGATTGAAGCCGGCAGCATAATGGAAATCGGTAGCCCAAGGCAGGTGATAACAAAATACATGGAGTTTTCAGGAATAAAGATAAATACGCAACAGATTGAAGAGCAACCAACAAGTATTGGAGAAGAGAATATAGAAAAACTTGTACCTGAAATCCCGGAGAATGCAGTCGAAAATCAGTCAGCAAAACGGCCTGTTTCGTGGTGGGATTCACCTCCTTTAATAAGTAATTTTGAGGAGATGATTACCGGAGATCCAGGGATACACTTCTATGATTTTCTGAGAAAACAGCAAATGATAAAATCTCTTGGAAAAGGTTTAAGTATTTGCAAGAGATTGAAAGGTATTGAGAATAATTTCATTTTATTCAATATATGCAGGTCATTTGATACTATTGACATCACAGTGACATCTACAGATATAACAAAGAGATTTTCTGCTATTAGAGAACAATATTATGATTTATTTCTCTGTATAGATGTATTAAGTGATATAGAAAATCTTGAAGCTTTTCTGTCTAAAATACATCATATTCTGAAGGGACAGGGTTTTATTATTGCTTTAGAATATATAGGGCCCCAGAATTTTCAATGGTCTGATAAGGAAATAAAAATAGCTGACATGATTTACCGGGCTATGTTGTATGGAACTGACATAGATATTCAGGAAAATTCATTACAAATTAGCACTGGAAAAACAGCAATAAATTCGTTGCATATAATGCCTTTAATTAAAAAATATTTTGATATTCTCACCATAAGATATTTGGGCGGTCCATTGCATGACCTTCTTTTTGATAAGATAGTAGACAGATTGAACCCAGAGAATGAGAGAGACTTAGCCCTTATAAACTCTATATTGCAATTTCAAGAAGTTCAGATAGAAAAAGGTATTTTCGAGCATACCTACGCACTAATAATTGCACAAAAGAGGCCTCACTGA
- a CDS encoding ABC transporter permease, translating to MKQSSFTYYKDLVIALTQKELKVKYKRSFLGYLWSIANPLALSLVFFIAFKIFMKIQIENYTLFLISGLFPWQWFSNSVNSSAMTLVGNAPLIKKVNFRREVLVIATVLNDMLHFILSIPIIIIFVFFYGITPSLMWLIGIPILLIIQFIITFGFAVAVSSINLFFRDIERIVFIITTLMFYITPIIYAENMVPDNFKGLILLNPLSILMVSWRNLFMRGIINPGDIAMAFLYSLIVFAIGYFIFKRLRWRFAEVL from the coding sequence ATGAAACAAAGCTCGTTTACGTATTATAAGGATTTAGTTATAGCACTTACTCAGAAAGAACTGAAGGTTAAGTATAAAAGAAGTTTTTTGGGGTATCTCTGGTCTATTGCAAACCCGCTTGCTCTCTCTCTGGTTTTCTTTATAGCATTTAAGATTTTCATGAAGATCCAGATCGAAAACTACACGCTTTTTCTTATATCAGGACTCTTCCCCTGGCAGTGGTTTTCAAACTCTGTAAACAGTTCAGCGATGACACTTGTAGGAAATGCTCCGCTGATCAAAAAAGTGAACTTCAGAAGGGAAGTGCTCGTTATTGCTACTGTTCTGAATGATATGCTTCACTTTATTCTCTCTATACCAATAATAATAATATTCGTATTCTTCTATGGAATAACACCGAGTTTGATGTGGTTAATTGGTATTCCTATTCTTTTAATAATACAATTTATAATAACGTTTGGTTTTGCTGTTGCCGTCTCCTCGATAAATCTTTTCTTTAGAGATATTGAAAGGATAGTGTTTATTATTACAACGCTCATGTTTTATATCACGCCTATTATATATGCGGAAAATATGGTTCCTGATAATTTCAAAGGACTGATATTACTGAATCCATTATCTATTCTCATGGTGAGCTGGCGGAACCTTTTCATGAGAGGAATAATTAATCCCGGAGATATCGCTATGGCATTTCTTTATTCTCTAATCGTTTTTGCCATCGGTTATTTCATTTTCAAAAGACTGAGGTGGAGATTTGCTGAGGTTTTATAG
- the gatA gene encoding Asp-tRNA(Asn)/Glu-tRNA(Gln) amidotransferase subunit GatA: MKLYELTIAEARKLLKNKEILASEIVNSLYERIDAVEDKIKAYITLTMDHAKKMSFNAQNRIDNNAESYLLGIPLAIKDNICTKGIRTTCASKILYNFVPPYESTVTTRLIDDGYILIGKTNLDEFAMGSSTENSGFHTTKNPWDTGRIPGGSSGGSAAAVAADECIGAIGSDTGGSIRQPAALCGVVGLKPTYGRVSRYGLIAFASSLDQIGPLTKTVRDAAILMNCISGHDPYDSTSAPIKVPDFTGILGRDIKGIKIGIPDEYFIEGMDREVEQSIRVAIKKMESLGAIPIKISMPHTGYAVATYYVLATSEASSNLARYDGIKYGLRVEGKDLLDVYINTRSQGFGSEVKRRIMLGTYALSSGYYEAYYKKAQQVRTLIKKDFENALKEVDVIITPTTPTAAFKIGEKTDDPLQMYLSDIFTISVNLAGVPAISMPCGFTSNNLPIGLQIIGKHFDEETVLKIAYAYEQSTDWHKRRPVL; the protein is encoded by the coding sequence TTGAAGCTTTATGAACTAACGATTGCAGAAGCAAGAAAACTATTAAAGAATAAGGAAATTTTAGCATCTGAAATCGTTAATTCTCTTTATGAGAGAATAGATGCAGTTGAAGATAAGATTAAGGCATATATTACCTTGACCATGGACCATGCTAAGAAAATGTCCTTTAATGCACAGAATAGAATAGATAACAATGCTGAATCTTATTTACTTGGAATCCCCTTAGCAATTAAGGATAATATCTGCACAAAAGGTATTCGGACAACATGTGCGTCGAAAATTCTCTACAATTTCGTTCCACCTTACGAAAGCACAGTCACGACCAGACTTATAGATGATGGTTATATACTTATAGGCAAGACAAATCTGGATGAATTTGCAATGGGATCATCAACAGAAAATTCCGGCTTCCATACAACAAAAAACCCATGGGACACTGGAAGAATTCCAGGAGGTTCAAGCGGTGGGTCTGCTGCTGCGGTTGCAGCGGACGAATGCATCGGCGCAATTGGTTCGGATACAGGCGGCTCAATCAGACAGCCTGCAGCCTTATGCGGAGTCGTGGGTTTAAAGCCAACTTATGGAAGGGTATCAAGATACGGACTTATTGCTTTTGCATCATCACTCGATCAGATTGGACCATTAACAAAAACCGTGCGAGATGCTGCAATTTTAATGAACTGTATCTCCGGTCATGACCCATATGATTCTACGTCTGCACCAATTAAAGTCCCTGATTTTACAGGAATTCTTGGCAGAGATATCAAAGGGATAAAGATCGGTATCCCGGATGAATATTTTATTGAAGGCATGGATAGGGAAGTAGAACAATCAATACGTGTAGCAATAAAAAAAATGGAATCTCTCGGGGCAATCCCGATTAAGATATCAATGCCGCATACAGGTTATGCAGTTGCCACATATTATGTGTTAGCAACTTCTGAAGCATCTTCGAATCTCGCAAGATATGATGGGATTAAATATGGGTTAAGGGTTGAAGGAAAAGACCTTTTAGATGTTTATATTAATACAAGATCTCAGGGTTTCGGCTCTGAGGTAAAAAGAAGGATTATGCTTGGCACATATGCACTTTCTTCAGGATATTATGAGGCTTACTATAAAAAGGCACAGCAAGTAAGGACTTTAATAAAAAAAGACTTTGAGAATGCGCTCAAGGAAGTAGATGTGATTATAACACCAACTACTCCAACCGCTGCCTTTAAGATCGGAGAGAAAACAGATGATCCGCTACAGATGTATCTTTCTGATATATTCACTATTTCAGTCAACCTTGCTGGTGTTCCTGCTATCTCAATGCCGTGTGGATTTACATCAAACAATCTGCCGATAGGTTTGCAAATTATCGGAAAACATTTTGATGAAGAAACTGTTTTAAAGATCGCATATGCATACGAACAATCAACAGATTGGCATAAGAGGAGACCTGTTCTATGA
- the gatB gene encoding Asp-tRNA(Asn)/Glu-tRNA(Gln) amidotransferase subunit GatB, translating to MNYEAVIGLEVHAQMLTDTKIFCGCSTKFGAEPNTQTCPVCIGMPGVLPVLNRKALEFAIRTGLATNCVISTYSRFARKNYFYPDLPKGYQISQYELPICEHGYIKIMVEGQIRKIGITRIHMEEDAGKNIHEGTGQYSFVDLNRAGVPLMEIVSEPDLRSPVEAVEYMKKLRAILRYLGVCDGNMEQGSLRCDANVSIRPVDEKEFGVKVEIKNINSFKFVEKALDYEIRRQIKVLKEDGKIIQETRLWDSGKGITESMRGKEEAHDYRYFPEPDLVPILVDQKWIDEIKASLPELPDIRRERFVSIYGLPENDANLLVSEKAIADWFENTVKLGGQPKAVANWIMGDLMKLLNAENKTIEECHLEPLRLVEMLKLVEQGTISGKIAKTVFEEMYRTNKTADEIVQEKGLVQISDSGEIEKTVDEVISKHPKEVERFKAGEEKLLGFFVGQVMKKTKGKANPQMVNELLKKKL from the coding sequence ATGAACTACGAGGCAGTAATAGGGCTTGAAGTTCATGCACAGATGCTAACGGATACAAAGATATTCTGTGGCTGCTCAACAAAATTTGGCGCTGAACCGAACACTCAGACCTGTCCTGTTTGTATTGGAATGCCAGGTGTGCTTCCTGTTTTAAACAGAAAAGCTCTTGAGTTTGCAATCAGAACGGGTCTTGCTACAAACTGCGTTATATCTACATACAGCAGATTTGCAAGAAAGAATTATTTTTATCCAGATCTGCCGAAGGGCTACCAGATAAGCCAATATGAACTCCCGATATGTGAACATGGATATATTAAGATTATGGTTGAAGGTCAGATTAGAAAAATAGGCATTACAAGAATCCATATGGAAGAAGACGCAGGGAAAAACATCCATGAAGGCACTGGACAGTATAGTTTTGTAGATCTTAACAGGGCTGGCGTCCCTCTGATGGAAATAGTCTCTGAGCCTGATCTCAGGAGCCCTGTTGAAGCAGTTGAATATATGAAGAAACTCCGTGCAATCCTGAGATATCTTGGTGTCTGTGATGGAAATATGGAACAGGGTTCACTCAGATGTGATGCTAATGTATCTATAAGGCCTGTGGATGAGAAAGAATTTGGGGTTAAAGTTGAGATCAAGAATATTAATTCGTTTAAATTTGTCGAGAAGGCACTGGATTATGAAATAAGGCGCCAGATAAAAGTTTTAAAAGAAGACGGAAAGATTATTCAGGAAACGAGATTGTGGGATTCGGGCAAAGGTATAACTGAATCTATGCGAGGGAAGGAAGAAGCACATGACTATCGCTATTTTCCTGAACCAGACCTTGTTCCTATCTTGGTTGATCAGAAATGGATTGATGAAATAAAGGCTTCTCTGCCTGAATTGCCTGATATCAGAAGAGAGAGATTTGTCTCAATTTACGGACTTCCTGAAAATGATGCAAATCTACTTGTATCAGAAAAAGCTATTGCTGATTGGTTTGAAAATACAGTAAAACTCGGCGGGCAACCAAAGGCGGTTGCAAACTGGATCATGGGCGACCTTATGAAACTACTAAATGCAGAAAACAAAACGATTGAGGAATGTCATCTCGAACCGCTCCGTCTCGTCGAGATGCTGAAGCTTGTCGAACAGGGAACAATAAGTGGCAAGATCGCAAAGACTGTGTTTGAGGAGATGTACAGGACTAACAAGACAGCAGATGAAATAGTACAGGAAAAAGGGCTGGTTCAAATCAGTGACTCTGGAGAAATAGAAAAGACAGTAGATGAGGTTATTTCAAAACATCCTAAAGAGGTTGAAAGATTCAAGGCAGGAGAAGAAAAGCTTCTGGGATTTTTTGTCGGGCAGGTTATGAAAAAGACAAAGGGAAAAGCAAATCCGCAGATGGTGAATGAACTTCTGAAGAAAAAGCTTTAG
- a CDS encoding OmpA family protein: MNRYRRVILLVTVFVFVFSGITLAQEDEKGCKDHPMFTRMPNFYIFECKEKDFDQADFKDEKGNDIKVEGKIHFTDYRIKEGYKAPSSLQIIRNYQNAIKSIGGAIVYEYLHWYDTYLKLIKGGKTYWVIVDASSDGDGDSYDLTIVEKSEMAQEVVADAKSLLSDIQAKGSASVYGIYFDFDKADIKPESEPAIKEIAKLLQQNKGLKLYVVGHTDNVGIIDYNMKLSKARADAVMKELVTRYKISADRLKAYGVGSLAPVASNETEDGRAKNRRVELVKQ; this comes from the coding sequence ATGAATAGGTATAGAAGAGTAATTTTGTTGGTAACAGTTTTTGTATTTGTATTCAGTGGTATTACCCTTGCCCAGGAGGATGAAAAGGGCTGTAAAGATCATCCGATGTTTACAAGGATGCCAAATTTTTATATCTTTGAATGCAAAGAGAAGGATTTTGACCAGGCTGATTTCAAGGATGAGAAAGGAAATGATATCAAGGTTGAAGGGAAAATTCACTTTACTGATTATAGAATTAAAGAAGGCTATAAAGCACCGAGCTCGTTACAAATTATACGGAACTATCAGAATGCCATTAAAAGCATCGGTGGAGCAATTGTCTATGAATATCTACATTGGTATGACACATACCTGAAACTAATTAAAGGCGGAAAGACATACTGGGTGATTGTTGATGCAAGCAGTGACGGGGACGGGGACAGCTATGACCTTACTATTGTTGAAAAATCCGAGATGGCCCAGGAAGTTGTTGCGGATGCAAAAAGCCTGCTTAGTGATATTCAGGCAAAAGGAAGTGCCTCTGTGTATGGAATCTATTTTGATTTTGATAAGGCGGATATAAAACCCGAGTCTGAGCCAGCAATTAAAGAAATAGCAAAGCTTCTTCAGCAGAATAAAGGGTTAAAGCTCTATGTTGTTGGGCATACGGATAATGTTGGCATCATTGACTACAATATGAAGCTTTCAAAGGCAAGGGCAGATGCTGTGATGAAGGAACTTGTCACAAGGTACAAAATATCTGCTGACAGATTAAAGGCTTATGGAGTAGGCTCTCTTGCACCGGTTGCCTCAAACGAAACTGAAGATGGCAGGGCTAAGAATAGGCGTGTAGAATTGGTGAAGCAGTAA
- a CDS encoding DUF3617 domain-containing protein: MIKKIIILVFVISIFLLSGNAIAQGPNLKEGLWEITTTIEEPGIPKEMLRQTYKHCLTENDYIPYKEEHDKECKVVNFNVKVNTVTWTIKCKDEEGTSTGTGRATYKGDTFEGLIKFKDPEGEMSMSIKGKWIGKCPK; encoded by the coding sequence ATGATTAAAAAGATTATTATTCTGGTGTTTGTTATTTCTATCTTTCTGCTTTCAGGAAATGCCATAGCACAAGGACCTAACCTGAAAGAGGGATTATGGGAAATAACCACTACAATTGAAGAACCGGGTATCCCGAAGGAGATGCTTCGTCAGACTTATAAGCATTGTTTAACAGAAAATGATTACATACCTTACAAAGAAGAACACGACAAGGAATGCAAGGTGGTAAACTTTAATGTTAAGGTAAACACAGTTACATGGACTATAAAATGCAAAGATGAGGAAGGCACTTCCACAGGCACCGGAAGGGCAACATACAAAGGAGATACCTTCGAGGGATTAATAAAGTTCAAAGACCCAGAAGGGGAGATGAGCATGAGTATAAAAGGAAAGTGGATTGGAAAATGTCCAAAATAA
- a CDS encoding TIGR01777 family protein, giving the protein MKIVICGGGGFIGQRLARYLIDKGHEITILDRNESRVSSPKLQSFIVDFLNPNLFQKSWFLNADAVINLSGKDVMKLWTEEYKKAIWESRVTVNKHLIDFIYSLEHKPKVFISASATGYYGDKGESEVDETATNGNGFLADVCVAWEREALRAGSLGIRSVQVRTAPVLDRKGGFLEKLMKSMKFGVTIRFGSGKNWFPWIHMEDIIRIYETAVSNESISGPVNACSPEPVRFHELIDHLRQYRKSILVPLPVSLFKLFAKELADELTNSQRVIPAKLNNINFEFTYRNLKEALKDAFAQK; this is encoded by the coding sequence ATGAAAATAGTAATTTGTGGTGGCGGCGGTTTTATTGGACAGCGTCTTGCACGTTATCTTATTGATAAGGGACATGAGATAACAATCCTTGACAGGAATGAATCAAGGGTCTCTTCTCCAAAATTACAATCATTTATTGTTGACTTTCTAAACCCTAATCTTTTTCAAAAGAGTTGGTTTCTGAATGCAGATGCAGTTATAAATCTGAGTGGTAAAGATGTCATGAAACTCTGGACAGAAGAATATAAAAAAGCGATATGGGAAAGCCGGGTTACTGTCAATAAACATTTAATAGATTTTATTTATTCCTTAGAACATAAGCCCAAGGTTTTTATCTCAGCCTCTGCAACCGGATATTATGGCGATAAAGGTGAGTCTGAAGTTGATGAGACCGCTACAAACGGGAATGGGTTTTTAGCAGATGTATGTGTTGCCTGGGAAAGGGAAGCACTTCGTGCAGGGTCATTAGGTATCCGTTCTGTTCAGGTAAGAACAGCTCCTGTTCTTGACAGAAAAGGCGGCTTTCTCGAAAAACTTATGAAATCGATGAAATTCGGTGTTACTATAAGGTTCGGTTCTGGTAAAAACTGGTTTCCATGGATACACATGGAGGACATTATCCGTATTTATGAAACTGCGGTTTCTAATGAATCAATTTCTGGCCCTGTAAATGCCTGTTCACCTGAACCTGTGCGGTTCCATGAACTTATTGATCATCTGAGACAATACCGCAAATCTATTCTTGTACCTCTGCCTGTTTCTCTGTTCAAACTCTTTGCGAAAGAACTTGCCGATGAACTTACAAACAGTCAACGAGTTATACCTGCCAAACTGAATAATATAAATTTCGAATTTACATATAGAAATCTCAAAGAAGCACTTAAGGATGCCTTTGCACAAAAATAA